AGGTTAAGGAGCTTTGCAAAAGAGGGGGTTTTACATTGACAAAGTTCAGTAGCTCGTGTGTGGAGGTTTTGTCATCCATCCCAAAGGAGTGACACAGTAAGGGTATTTCAGGGTTTACAGATGGATCAGGGCCACATAAGACAAAGGCATTGGGAGTACAGTGGGACTTGGCCACTGATGAATTGGGTGTCCAGACAGAGATAGTTTCAGTTCCAAGGACTAAACGTGGCTTGTTGTCCACCATAGCATCGATTTATGACCCCCTCGGCATATTGGCACCAGTTTTAATTGAGGGGCGGATAATTGTGCAGGACTTGTGTAGATTGAAGGTAGGCTGGGACATGGAATTGGACTCCGATACCACTGACCGCATCAGGGTGTGGGTGAACAAGTTGAGTCAGACTAGATGGATGAGTGTGCCAAGATGCCTAAAGGTTATTGAGTGGGAGTCAGCTACCTTAGTACAGCTACATTTGTTCTCGGATGCAAGCATCATGGCTTTAGGAGTAGTGGCATACTTGCGAGTTGCAGATCAGTGGGGAAATGTATCTTGTAGATTCATTATGGGAAAAGCAAGGGTAGCGCCATTGAAGAATGTTTCAGTACCCCGCCTAGAGCTTAGTGCAGCTGTACTAACCGTAAAGCTTGGAACCACAGTTCTGGCCATGATAGATTTCAAGGTGGATGAGGTCTATTATTGGACAGATTCAACAACTGTCCTGCGGTATATTAAGAATGATCAAGCAAGATACCAGACATTTGTGGCGAATCGTGTTTCTATGATAAGGGATGGCAGTGATCAGAATCAGTGGAGATATGTTAACTCTGAATGGAACCCAGCCGACGATGCATCACGTTCCAAGCAGTCCAAAAGGTGGAGAACAGGGCCAGATTTCTTGTTGAAGGAGGAGTGTTTTTGGCCAACAGAGCCAGCTCACATGTCCAACAGTGTGGAAGGATTAGAAGTTAGGCGTGAGATAGGTCCCAAAAAGGCTCAAGTCTGCAAAACAATTAGCTCTGGGGTTGGGTCGGACCATAGGCAGATGGGTTTGCATAAAATCATCCACCGCTACTCACAGTGGATCAGTCTCCTCAGAGCCGTGGGTTGGTTTATACTATTTGGTGGATATTTAATGTACAAACACAGGCAGCAGCTTAGCGAGCTAAATATGCAATTGTCCACGCAAGTTATGAGCTTGGCAGAGAATGTGGTTGTCCAGGTGGCACAGCGTATTGATTATGAGGAAGAGATAACAAGTCTTCATAAGGGTAACACCATTAGGGTTTCCAGCTCCTTAAGAAGATTGAAACCAATCCTGAGAAATGGGCTGTTGTGCGTCGGAGGGAGATTATCACTGGCAAATATCGCCCCGAGCGAAAGGCATCCAATTATATTGCCATATAAGGGTCACTTGACTGACATGGTCATCCAGTATTATCATGAGCATTCCAACCATGTGGGCATAATGTATGTTCTGGGTCTAATGAGGGAGAAATTTTGGGTGGTTAAGGGCAATGCAGTGGTGAGGCGTGTGCTAGGGAAATGCATCAAGAGTCGCAAGGCACATGGAAAGGTTATTGAGCAGCAAATGGCCGATCTACCACCCGATCGCGTGGAGGCAGGGAAGCCTCCCTTCTATCGCAGCGGGGTAGACCTTTTTGGACCATTCTTCATAAAAAGGGGCAGAGCGCAGATAAAGCATTGGGGAGTTATATTCACCTGCTTGAACATGAAGGCCATACACTTGGAAGTAGCTTCAAATCTCACATCAGACTCATTCATTAACGCCTTCAGGAGGTTTTTGGCCCGTCGTGGACAGGTTAAGACGATTAGATGCGACTGCGGCACTAATTTTGTGGGATCACGGAAGGTTCTCGACTCCAGTTATGAGTTCTTGGGAGACAACAAGGTATGAAACGAGTTGCTCCAGGCTGGGgtggaatttattttcaatcCTCCAGGTGCCTCGCATTTTGGAGGAGCATGGGAATGATTGATAGGTACTGTGAGGAGAGTCCTAGATGTAGTCATGGGAACACAGCAGTTGGATTATGAAGGACTATGTACTCTCTTTTGTGAGGTGGAAGCAACAGTTAATAGAAGGCCACTTACCATTGTCACCTCAGACAGTAGAGACCCAGCTCCACTCACACCAAACAAGCTTTTAAACATGGGAGATTCACCTGCAGGGTGTGACATCGCAACAGGTAGCTATTCTAGGCAGAGATGGAAGCAGGTGCAGTATATGGCCGAGCAGTTCTGGGCACATTGGAAACGCAAATACCTGTTGGGATTACAACAACGACAGAAATGGTTCAAAGAGCGCTGGAACGTCAGGATAGGAGATGTAGTCCTTATGGTCAACGAAAACATAGCCCGCTGCCATTGGCCATTGGCTCGGGTAGTGCAGACAAAAGTAGGGAAAGATGGATTGGTTAGAATGGTGACTGTAAAAAGGGGGGGCAAAGATTATGACAGACCACTGTCGAAGCTTGTTTTAATTCTAGAGGAAGAGCGTGACCTAGTGGCCGATACCAAGCAATAGGTGTTGAAACCCCTTGCCGCCGAGAGGTTTCAAAGGGGCGGGTGTCGACGCGGGAAAAgccaggcattttttttttttccctcggcACGACTGTAAACAACCATACCCAGCGCAGTCATAAACAGCCATTTTCGCGGCATAGGAAAGATTCGTAACTGAATTTCGGCTCACTTGATATAAGTGCATGGTCTTTTCCCACctcagagtaaaataaaaaaaagaaaaaaaagatttacaaatgaACAGGTCCCCTTGTTGGACTCTATAACGATGATTTGGGACGCTTTACCTTTTTCCTTCCCctctatatgataaaaaaaaaaaaccattggaaTATCTCCCCCCGCTGCCCAGTCAACTGTGTGGGACCAAGGAAAGGCCTTTTTGAAAGCAGCCGCGGAGAGCAGCAGTCCACTTGTATGACTCGGAGAGAAAATTGAGTGATTGAGGAGGTAAGCGCCATTGTGCACTGAGATTTATAGACTAAGAGGCGGGGTTGCTGCTGATGAATACCAATTAATAACAACAGAGCAGTAGatacaatgaaaatacagaactTGTTTGCCGAGTATTGTTAGAGGTCAGGTGCATAAAGTTAACAATGGCGTTCCCACTTCAGGAATGTATGAAGTCAGCAGGCCATGGGGGAACTGCGACAGAAGGTCCTAACAGTGGGAAAGCAAATGATTGCGATTGTGCTTGTAATAAAGTCAAGCGAGTGCCAGTCGATGTTTCAATCAATACCCACTCAGGGCCCTTTACACTACCTTCCCGGTATACTTCATCGGCTCGTCCATGTGATCGAACATCCACGGAGGCAGCATCTCAACCGTCCCGTCTTTATTGACGATAACGTCACCAAAAGTAGTCAGATTCTCTATGGGGTGGACGATGCATGTGTGCAGGTGGATCTTGATTGAGTAGTGGAGACCTGTTAAGGAAACAACGTTCATTTCGGGTGCCCGTTTGGTTGACCGCCAGTCCGGTCACCTATTTGGTGGCGGTACGTTTTTGACACTTGTGTAAATCAAGCATAATTGAAGAGCAAGGTGTCACCGGAATGAGAATATCATATAGTGTATTCAAGATACAATGAAGAACAGTAATTTATAACTAATTTTAGCACTGCGAAGTGAGtaattattatttccatattaaaaaaaaatataaaccagtATAAAATTCAGTGGAATTCACagtgaaattatattaaacaattgGGGGACTTTAAACACCTTGGTTGAAGTCCTGGACTCTCTTCGTCTTATGCAGGTACCGACTTTCTTCCGTGAATAGGAACCAAGGAACGAATTCTGAAGTGGCGATTTTTTGGTCCCAGTCGTAGTATTCCTGACAGATAGATGATGCAAAATTAATAGTTTATTAGTTGAGCAGTTCTTCATTAGAGGCCATTGGTGATTTCCTGGACTGAAATGAATTGTTTGGATGAGAGGCAAAAGAGTGAAAGATTAAGGTGAGCTGTggaatttacttattcattagtttacttttacaattaaaattctTGTCTTGATAAGTATGCAGGGGAATTTATTATTTGCTGAtacgataaataaaacaaagaggatatccatccatccatttcaATGCGTCATCATGTAAAAAGTACGATGTGATAACGTTATCAAACTTTTCATGAGTTTGTCTGTTACCTTtttccatgtaaaaaaaattgacagttgACAACCTTCTAACAGATATTGTTatcaacaatttttatattatgtccTTATCCGTAACAATAGCATTAACCAATATTCGTATTAACATACTTATAATAACTATTGTTTCTGTTAATGAAGATGAGGAAATCTATGGAAATTTGTTATGCTCTGATCGTATGACATTGTTTTCGTATAATAAATTTCCTCTGCATAAAGAAACTCTTCTGTGCAGTATAAGAAAGTCTCGTAATAATACACATGCTTTTAATTTCAACTAGAGCATTATTAAAGGGCAGCCTTATCAAGCAGATTACCGTAAACGTTGTTAGGTACCCTTACACAATCAGGCAAGAGAAAGGGAGAGCGCATCAAAATTTAACTCCTGTCTCTCACCTCCTGATTAATGGCAGCGGTGAACTCTATGGTGGTCGTTTGATTTTCTCCATCGGGCACAACCACATCAAACCCGGTCACAGTCTCCGATTTGTAGGCGAAGTAGTTCTTGGTTGGCGGGGGAGAAGTCCCGTCTTTCATGCCGTAGCAGTAGACGTCGTTGGGAGGCTGGTGGTaaatagaagatttttttttttaagttctttggAATAACGGGGACAGATATTCTCTAAGTCCGCAGACGTCATTGGAATGCTGGCGCCAAggggaaagttttatttacctCTTTGAAATGCCAAGTGGCGTTCCTCTCTTAGAGTCACAGCACTTAAAATTTCACCCTTATTTCTTGTTGCTTGATCACTTAATGTGTGATTGAATTATTGAGTTACCTATGAATATATGACTTTGGTAAATATCTGATTGAGTTGTTTACAAAATTTGGGTGAGGTTTTTGCCAGGTGTTGAAATCTAATGCCTCATCTGAATTTAGTCAGTTGTGAAAAGTGAATGTATTCAGCATAaacggtatatgtatgtatgtatatatgtatatatatgtatgtatatatatatgtatgacatttatatatatatataagtataatgtgtgtgtgtgtttatatatatatatatatatatatatatatatatatatatatatatatatatatatatattatatatatatatatatatatatatatatatatatatatatatatatatatatatatatatatatatatatatggataaaaacaaaactgcgGAATAACTACCTCTAGAGAAGCGGCATCTGGTTTGGCCTCTCTGATGAAATCATAGAAGTCATATCGTATCCTGAAAGGTCCAACCGTCACTGGATCTATCGTGCCAGAGGACGCCATCTCGATGGCAACAGGCACTTGTTCGTGTTTCGTATTCAGACTCCAGTCAGCCTCTGTAAGGGGTGCGATACAAAAGAAGAATAGATAAATCATCCTTTTGTAAATCCATAGAAGTTTCCGCTCCTCATCCAGAAGGCTGTCCTGTCATCAAAATTAATGAGAAGTACCTTTTCATCAACcgcccaactctctctctctctctctctctctctctctctcttagttgtaGTGGTGCGTCTTTTGTATTTATGGTCTATTTAGATTggaaaaagcatgaaaattattTGATCGATAAAAACagcataaattaatatttatagatCCCACACGTCTGTcagacaaataatttttttttcatttgcagagCTGAAGAAGAGTAAGGAAATACTACGACTGGAagttgaagaaaataagaaagggaaatgaatgaatgaagaataaagCCACAACACTCGTTAGTTAATATACTACTCCAAAAaggtaaggaaaataaatactctgtaaaattcttataaataattTGGACATAAGAAActaatttaatatttctaaaagattaataataaatgattccccactgatatgaaaataatattcatataaattccttgttatatttatttaagaaagattaaaaaatatagaaataaggaGGCGTACaactgatgatattattattgagtacgtaagaaaaatatgtatgtgtcGGATATTCGTGTTCTCAAATgaaattacacgcacacacacacacacacacacacacacacatatatatatatatatatatatatatatatatatatatatatatatatatatatatatatatatatatatatatatatatatatatatatatatatatatatatatatatgcatacaacgTGCCTTCTTAGCTACAGAGAAAAGGAATTCTACCTTATGGTGTTACAAAACATGCCATAAAGGCAAAATACGACCCAAGagagttaaataaataatataaagattatgacacttactgtacagtaaatatttcctAAATGCCAAGTGTTTCCAAAGGCTAATTTACAATAACCAAAGAacacatgaaatgaaaaataattattcacaacttattgacaaaaaaaatcccGGGGCTAATATACTTAACCAAGGCTTAAAGGAATCTAATCATGACTCACGTGACCAATAATAGACGATGTGAAGCCTATTATCGGAGTCATCGACCTTCACGCACGTCTCGTACACGTCGCATTCCATACCCCTGCAGTCCTTTCTGGACTGGTACGTGTATCCGTACTCAGGACCCCATTGCAGTATTCCTCCAGCTCCCACGAAGCCTTCGTCAGGATTCAGGTCGCTGTAACCCAGCAGGTTCTTCATTTCTTCGGACAGGTCGTTTAGGTCACCGCCGAAGCAGAGTTTAACTGTTGGGAGGAAATTGTTCcagatattacacacacactcacacacatatatactgtatatatatatatatatactgtatataatggtGTTATATACAACTTTTTAGAATTTAAACTTTCCATTGATGTCTGTAAGTTGTGGTCATCATGAGCAGTAGtattcttgattttatatatatgtatatatatatatatatatatatatatatatatatatatatattatatatatatatatgtatatatatatatatataatatatataatatatactgtacatatatatatgtatatatactgacgTTGgtggcagtttatatatatactagcagatACTCGCtctcgctcgcatttgctagttcccatatccatgCCATACCCATAACCATGCCCATATCCAGCGCATACCattcccatatctgtatcatacccaaggaaatttatgtatatatataatctatatatgtatcatatattttattactgacAGTGgcaatttataaatacacacatatatatacacatatacagtatataatatatatatgtatatatatatatatatatatatatatatatatatataatactaactggtgacatttatatatatatatatatatatatatatatatatatatatatatatatatatatatatatatatatatatatatatatgtatatatttatttatttatactgacgTGGATGGCAGACTTCCCCTCCTTCATCCTCGCATGCGTTGTTACCGAAGATGAAAAGGGCCTCGTTGTTGGGCACCGAGTAGTGGATCTCCTCTTGGAAGACATGAGGGCGCTGCAAGAATACTCCCTCGGCTGGCCAGATTTTAAGGAGTAAAATCACGTGATCAGGGAAGTGAATATTAAAATCACAGAATCAAATTAGTATTTAGGCAAGAAAAAAGTGTTCATGTGATTGACATACACTATGGAAAATCTTAGCGTTTATATGAAAAGTCACTAAATGATATGTACAATTATACGAAGATTCAGAGAATCATTTACGTATGGATTCGCATACTAAGTTTGTGATCAAGGTAATGGGCACTGAATCCACTGTGAAAGCTagtgacaaaatgaaaatttagtggatagaaaaattaataaactcaCTGATTATCAGGAAAGAAgtttaaagataattaaaagcTGATAAACAAAATGGTGTAACTagtagagaaaactaaaaagaatattgCCAAAACGACTACACGTCTTGTACTTGAGAACACAAGGCACTTGTCCAGTCTGTTCTCTAGAGCACTCTAGACTTACAGCATACGGTTTGTACTTGGTAAGTCCCGAAACTTACCTAGTTTGTACTTGAGGACTCCAGCGCTCTTGACCCCGTCAAACATTTCTTCCCCTTCGATGACCGTCTTGTTATCTTGGAAAGCAATTTCCATTCGCGTTATGAAGGACTTGGGCAGCCGGGGGAACGGGGCTGGAAGAGTAATGGACTGTAAATAAATGTTGAGTCTACAGCGCCGCTTCAAATAACAGTCTGTCCTTTGTACGTTGTTGAAATTATATGGAATTATACACTAAATAGTTATTTAAGAGGGTAGAATAGAACTgcagatggatatatatatatatatatatatatatatatatatatatatatatatatatatatatatatatatacatacatatatatatgtatgtatgtatgtatgtatatatatatatatatatatatatatatatatatatatatatagtgaaaatagtgaaaaaatgttCATTACGATCTGAATTGCTATCAGAAGGATTCGTTGGTTCACAGAGGGGATCACTGGCCTTCTTTTGCGTCCTTTCAGCTAAGCGTTCGAATGCCTTATCCCGTTCCTCTTGCGTTATTCGACGATTGTAGCCAGTATCGACACCGGCAGTACAAAGTGTCACTAAGCCTGTCACTAGGAGAATTCGTAGTGTCGTTTGGCCCCCCTGAAAATAACACATTCGCTGTGTTCAATCAGGAAAAGAATCAAGTACCACTGACGATACGAGTAAAGATAAGGAATCTTTGGCCATTTTGTGTCTTATCAGGTTGTTTATTTAACGGTATAATTCCATTGTGAATGTCTTTTAATGTATTCTTAGATTTGTGAATGCAATACTTTTTTGTGTGGAGcaaatggtaaaaatattcaaCATGGGTATCTATTAACTTAAAGCTAATTTTATgaacatgcaaaaaataaattcgAACAAAAAAGTTTAACCGGTGGATTTAAGAATGTGTAACCTAACACGTTAACCTAGCGTCACAGCTTAATCCACGAATACCTTCATGTAGCTATTAAATCACATTTGAATTGTATTCAGTTAGGTATTTTGTAATGATAAACCTCCTCTTGATACTTTTATCTTTAACTAATAATCCACATAGCCCTTGAAAGACTGGGGAATAATGACTTCCTGCCTTAACTGAGATCACAAAAACCCGTATATAAGAGCTTGAATATTGGTAGTATGCATTCCGTGAAAAATTCCCTTCCTAGCACTCCACTACACTTGCGCTTAGTTTaaccttttctttcagtttcatcatTCACAATTTCCAAACTGCCAAATAGAATCAGTAGATTAGTGccagagataaataaaactagaatGATAGTAgtcaattaaaacaattaaaatatatagcAAAGTTTACGTACCATCTCATCGGCGGGATTCCAATTAGCCAAGGAACAATGGTTCagccactgctactactactaataatgataacaataaagtCTCTTGTCCAAATATTGTCAAATAGGCTAGCAACTCTCAGCGTCGTCCACGGATCCAAACTCCATCCACCTAACTTTTCGACTAATACCGTTTGATATGATCGACGCAGACGCATTCAGTACAAAAATCGATTTCGATATCGGTCGAATGGTAACTCAGTTAACCGCACCCCCCGTTAACACCCATTGTACGAAACAGATAACGTTGAGGTTTTCGCGTTGCTAAATCAACAACAGTTCAGCGTTCATTTTTGTTGAGGAACATGACACGTGAGATAGTCTGTATACAGTATGGGTAGTCTTGTTAATCCTTTTACCGATTGCTAACATTACCAGTTCCTTCTGatgattcaaaatatttcttacaaataatgattataaatatgtacatatacataaagtatatatatacagtatgtgtgtgtgtttgtgtttatgtttgtgtaagtgcatgtaattatgttaaatatacTGGTCACATTCGCTAGATGTTTGTATATACAAagtactttcctttcttttttcaatttcttcgtAATTGTTTGGGTTTCCCTCTTCAACCAAATGAGAACCCCCCCCCCCAgaagatatccttttattttgaaacagtagatTCCCCTCCGGTGTGAACGTTGTCCAAATTAATCATGAAAGCCTttgcgtctcctcaaggtcacgCAAGGTATCGAGCTGTCTCACACCATTTCAAAGTCAAGCTGGCCATGCCcctcaaaaagaaaattgttgggTCGCACCCTTCGGTCCTCAAGTCTGTGAAGTCATTTGGTCGACATAgggatcataaaaaaaattgagaaatatacTCATTTGGTCCTAAAACGAATCCTACGGATATACATAAGGAAGTTGattatgcgcgcgcgcgcacacacacacacacgttcctAGATCACGTGTTTGAGCTGTAGATGAACGATGGAAATCTTGTTTATTCATAAGCGCAGCTCATAGTTACTGTACGTGTTTGCTTTGAATAATAATCGTAAGCAACACGTGAGGGTCACGCGGCAGCAAAATGTAAATACTAAAAGAATCGCTCAGTCATTTTTCTGTGTTAACTGTAGATAATTCGAATGGCGTTTTACTATTTCAGACCACAGATCGCTGGTGTTATCACTGGTGTCTTTGTACCTCCAAGTACCGATTGTCAGCGAACAAGTATCAGCGGTAACTCCTATGACTGAGATCAAAGCGAGCGCAATTAAAAAAGGAACAAGCCAAAGTATTTAAATGGTTTTCTTAGTCGAAAATCAGAGCATAATAGACTTGCCAATAATGTACAAGATGATCATGACTGTGGAAGAGACAGTAATAATTCTTTACAGTTTAAACGACAGATCGGTTGGTTGGTTTATGCAATCTATCATCACAACCACAATGGTCACTGGTGACGCTTTAGCTTTAGCggaaaaatcaaatcaaagctTTTAATTCATGAGGGATTAATGACTTTTGCTCCATCCTGTGTATGCATGTTGATtgtctatatagtatatatgtgcgTCTGCatgtgcttatatgtatatactgaatatctacaaaatat
This genomic stretch from Macrobrachium rosenbergii isolate ZJJX-2024 chromosome 6, ASM4041242v1, whole genome shotgun sequence harbors:
- the LOC136839307 gene encoding uncharacterized protein; protein product: MGGQTTLRILLVTGLVTLCTAGVDTGYNRRITQEERDKAFERLAERTQKKASDPLCEPTNPSDSNSDPPFPRLPKSFITRMEIAFQDNKTVIEGEEMFDGVKSAGVLKYKLAEGVFLQRPHVFQEEIHYSVPNNEALFIFGNNACEDEGGEVCHPLKLCFGGDLNDLSEEMKNLLGYSDLNPDEGFVGAGGILQWGPEYGYTYQSRKDCRGMECDVYETCVKVDDSDNRLHIVYYWSQADWSLNTKHEQVPVAIEMASSGTIDPVTVGPFRIRYDFYDFIREAKPDAASLEPPNDVYCYGMKDGTSPPPTKNYFAYKSETVTGFDVVVPDGENQTTTIEFTAAINQEEYYDWDQKIATSEFVPWFLFTEESRYLHKTKRVQDFNQGLHYSIKIHLHTCIVHPIENLTTFGDVIVNKDGTVEMLPPWMFDHMDEPMKYTGKHWTRGIETDVWIGTQKNSILTFLNNSYVWYYSSPFTADPDSLEAKSSNAKPYSMDTIPVYFEKYLSLFEALPHKIYNIYAYEDEPPMTHTIDVSPCYTSDKMLHFIFDLPADTLQKIKFLRDQLRYVTQTVLAGFGEVSPLRINRLVLDERSDVIRVLFTILDRPTVEGDASGAEDESTMQDAASKINDALKAHQVVILIPVSENSNSAVITILPVSTSLTPVSRANEHQYTIVHDKGYNSGSMAGMAFGMLVAGAVVALGISIALRKRKGKSDGLPRVAAGQKASETPGVYLSGNLAAGSDI